In Amycolatopsis methanolica 239, a single genomic region encodes these proteins:
- a CDS encoding SigB/SigF/SigG family RNA polymerase sigma factor: protein MAETRLAGTVEDNDSSEENTPTFADLAAAAPDDPCRARLRTALVTQYLSVAEHIARRFSGRGEAYEDLLQVARVGLINAVDRFEPERGTDFLSFAVPTIMGEVRRHFRDASWSVRVPRRLKELHLQIGQASNELGQRLGRAPTPTEIARELDLTPDEVSEGLQAGNAYYAVSVDKPAGEDDEAASLADTLGEEDYGIETVENHEALQPLLRDLAPRERTILMLRFFGNMTQTQIAKRVGISQMHVSRLLAQTLQHLREKLTEEP from the coding sequence TTGGCTGAGACGCGCCTCGCGGGCACCGTCGAGGACAACGATTCCTCGGAGGAGAACACCCCCACTTTCGCCGATCTGGCGGCCGCCGCGCCGGACGATCCGTGCCGGGCACGGCTCCGCACCGCGCTGGTCACCCAGTACCTGTCGGTGGCCGAGCACATCGCGCGCCGGTTCAGCGGGCGCGGCGAGGCGTACGAGGACCTGTTGCAGGTCGCGCGGGTCGGGCTGATCAACGCCGTCGACCGGTTCGAGCCGGAACGCGGCACCGACTTCCTGTCCTTCGCCGTGCCGACCATCATGGGCGAGGTCCGGCGGCACTTCCGCGACGCCAGCTGGTCGGTGCGGGTGCCGCGGCGGCTCAAGGAACTCCACCTGCAGATCGGGCAGGCCAGCAACGAACTGGGCCAGCGCCTCGGCCGCGCGCCGACGCCGACGGAGATCGCGCGCGAGCTGGACCTCACGCCGGACGAGGTGAGCGAGGGCCTGCAGGCGGGCAACGCCTACTACGCGGTGTCGGTCGACAAACCGGCCGGTGAGGACGACGAGGCCGCGTCGCTGGCCGACACCCTCGGCGAAGAGGACTACGGAATCGAGACGGTGGAGAACCACGAGGCGCTGCAACCGCTGCTTCGCGACCTGGCCCCGCGCGAGCGGACCATCCTGATGCTGCGGTTCTTCGGCAACATGACGCAGACGCAGATCGCCAAACGCGTCGGCATCTCCCAGATGCACGTGTCGCGACTGCTCGCGCAGACCCTGCAGCACCTCCGGGAAAAGCTCACCGAAGAGCCCTGA
- a CDS encoding DUF4383 domain-containing protein: MAERTTGRAPVAQGFALLVGVVFLALGIGGFATSGELLGFHTGTLLNLTRTAVGLLALVAAWKGPSARIIGLVVFFGLLGITVWGLLSAGTGNPADVRRLFDPTWADNALHGVVAVLGLVVFLMPARSRTTERV; encoded by the coding sequence ATGGCTGAGCGCACCACGGGGCGGGCGCCGGTGGCACAAGGTTTCGCGTTGCTGGTCGGCGTGGTGTTCCTGGCGCTGGGCATCGGCGGGTTCGCCACTTCGGGCGAACTGCTGGGATTCCACACCGGAACGCTGCTGAACCTGACGCGGACCGCGGTGGGCCTGCTCGCGCTGGTGGCGGCCTGGAAGGGACCGTCCGCGCGGATCATCGGGCTGGTGGTCTTCTTCGGGCTGCTGGGCATCACGGTGTGGGGCCTGCTTTCGGCGGGCACCGGAAACCCGGCCGACGTCCGGCGACTGTTCGACCCGACCTGGGCGGACAACGCGCTGCACGGCGTCGTCGCGGTGCTGGGGCTCGTCGTCTTCCTGATGCCCGCCCGGTCGAGGACCACCGAACGCGTATGA
- a CDS encoding glycosyltransferase: MSPAELRNADIDVVVLQRPDEIELTERWTGRRPGRDVLAVFVEHNTPTGDVPRTRHPLADQDEIPLVHVTHFNNLIWDSGRAPATVIEHGVVDPGELYTGEEASIGLVMNEPVRRGRAVGTDLLPAFAEVAPLDVWGIGVEKLDDHFGLGERLRTRGDLGQDALHAGLARCRVYLHTPRWTSLGLSLIEAMHLGMPVLAVASTEASRAVPPEAGFVSADVNELVRAAADLVADPELAHRMGKQARERALASYGLDAFLRKWDVQLGRVTSGGSA; the protein is encoded by the coding sequence GTGAGTCCGGCCGAGCTTCGGAACGCCGACATCGACGTGGTCGTCCTCCAGCGCCCGGACGAGATCGAGCTGACCGAGCGCTGGACGGGGCGGCGGCCCGGCCGGGACGTGCTCGCGGTGTTCGTCGAGCACAACACCCCGACCGGCGACGTGCCGCGCACGCGGCACCCGCTGGCCGACCAGGACGAGATCCCGCTGGTGCACGTCACGCACTTCAACAACCTGATCTGGGACTCCGGCCGGGCGCCGGCCACGGTCATCGAGCACGGGGTGGTCGACCCGGGCGAGCTGTACACCGGCGAGGAAGCCTCGATCGGCCTGGTCATGAACGAGCCGGTGCGCCGCGGCCGCGCGGTCGGCACCGACCTGCTGCCCGCCTTCGCCGAGGTCGCCCCGCTGGACGTGTGGGGCATCGGCGTCGAGAAGCTCGACGACCACTTCGGCCTGGGGGAGCGCCTGCGCACGCGGGGCGACCTCGGGCAGGACGCCCTGCACGCGGGGCTGGCGCGGTGCCGGGTGTACCTGCACACGCCGCGCTGGACGTCGCTGGGCCTGTCGCTGATCGAGGCGATGCACCTCGGGATGCCGGTGCTGGCGGTGGCCAGCACCGAGGCGTCCCGCGCGGTGCCGCCGGAGGCGGGTTTCGTCTCGGCGGATGTGAACGAGCTGGTGCGCGCGGCCGCCGACCTGGTGGCGGATCCGGAACTGGCGCACCGGATGGGCAAGCAAGCGCGCGAGCGCGCGCTGGCCAGCTACGGCCTGGACGCCTTCCTGCGCAAGTGGGACGTCCAGCTCGGCCGGGTGACGAGTGGAGGTAGCGCATGA
- a CDS encoding glycosyltransferase: MRISMVSEHANPLAVLGEVDAGGQNLHVAELSAALCRQGHDVTVYTRRDGPEQPEEVRAPAGYRVVHVPAGPAEHLPKDELLPHMTEFGRYLAKAWQRDAPDVVHAHFWMSGLASLLATRGTDVPVVQTFHALGVVKKRYQGTADTSPPERVQLERLIGKNAARVAATCSDEVFELARMGLPRSRMSVAPCGVDLERFTPDGPVAPRGNLRRIVSVGRLVPRKGFATAIAALPAVPGAELVIAGGPERGRLADDPEAKRLVERAERLGVADRVRLLGQVTRDEMPSLLRSADLVVCTPWYEPFGIVPLEAMACGVPVVAAAVGGLIDTVVDGVTGELVPPKRPEALAATLRRLLGDPAQREAYGIAGRDRARSRYSWDRTAIDIMRVYEKALGDKVPAGAVVPADAAASPV, from the coding sequence ATGAGGATCTCGATGGTGTCGGAGCACGCCAACCCCCTGGCCGTCCTGGGCGAGGTGGACGCGGGTGGGCAGAACCTGCACGTGGCGGAACTGTCCGCGGCGCTGTGCCGCCAGGGCCACGACGTCACCGTCTACACCCGGCGCGACGGCCCGGAGCAGCCGGAGGAAGTCCGGGCGCCCGCGGGCTACCGGGTGGTGCACGTGCCGGCAGGCCCGGCGGAGCACCTGCCCAAGGACGAGCTGCTGCCGCACATGACCGAGTTCGGCCGCTACCTGGCGAAGGCGTGGCAGCGGGACGCCCCGGACGTGGTTCACGCGCACTTCTGGATGTCCGGGCTGGCGTCGCTGCTCGCCACGCGCGGCACCGACGTACCGGTGGTTCAGACCTTCCACGCGCTGGGTGTGGTGAAGAAGCGCTACCAGGGTACGGCGGACACCAGCCCGCCGGAGCGGGTGCAGCTGGAGCGGCTGATCGGCAAGAACGCCGCGCGCGTCGCCGCCACCTGCTCGGACGAGGTCTTCGAGCTGGCCAGGATGGGGCTGCCGCGCTCGCGGATGTCGGTCGCGCCGTGCGGGGTCGACCTCGAACGGTTCACCCCGGACGGGCCGGTCGCGCCGCGCGGCAACCTGCGCCGGATCGTCAGCGTCGGGCGGCTGGTGCCGCGCAAGGGGTTCGCGACGGCGATCGCCGCGCTGCCCGCCGTGCCCGGCGCCGAACTGGTCATCGCAGGCGGCCCCGAGCGGGGCCGGCTCGCCGACGACCCGGAGGCCAAGCGCCTGGTGGAGCGGGCCGAGCGGCTCGGCGTGGCCGATCGCGTTCGACTGCTGGGCCAGGTGACCCGGGACGAGATGCCGTCGCTGCTGCGCTCGGCGGACCTGGTCGTGTGCACGCCGTGGTACGAGCCGTTCGGCATCGTGCCGCTGGAGGCCATGGCGTGCGGCGTCCCGGTGGTCGCGGCGGCGGTCGGCGGGCTGATCGACACCGTGGTGGACGGCGTGACCGGGGAACTGGTGCCGCCGAAGCGCCCGGAGGCCTTGGCCGCGACCCTGCGCCGCCTGCTCGGCGACCCCGCGCAGCGCGAGGCCTACGGGATCGCGGGCCGCGACCGGGCCCGGTCGCGGTACTCGTGGGACCGCACCGCGATCGACATCATGCGGGTCTACGAAAAGGCGTTGGGGGACAAGGTGCCCGCTGGTGCGGTCGTGCCCGCGGACGCCGCGGCGAGCCCGGTCTGA
- a CDS encoding manganese catalase family protein, producing MFRHTKLLQFEAKPERPDPYYARKLQELIGGAYGEMTVTMQYLFQGWNCRIEGKYKDLIMDTATEEIGHVEMLATMVARLLEGAPATATAEAAQDPVMAAVLGGMDPQQAIVAGGGAVPADSNGTPWNGKYIVASGNLLADFRANAAAEAQGRLQTARLYNMTDDPGVKEMLKFNLARDTVHQKQWLRAIEELQADGLESDIAPGALLDEEDQTHNNTIWHLSDGPDGNKGTWSTGEDRIEYLMDPKPLGGPGSAPKPDPELYATYSPTQDAMGTVKGKAQSAVNKVT from the coding sequence GTGTTCCGACACACGAAACTGCTGCAGTTCGAGGCGAAGCCGGAGCGGCCGGACCCGTACTACGCGCGCAAGCTGCAGGAGCTCATCGGTGGGGCCTACGGCGAGATGACGGTGACGATGCAGTACCTGTTCCAGGGCTGGAACTGCCGCATTGAGGGCAAGTACAAGGACCTGATCATGGACACCGCGACCGAGGAGATCGGGCACGTGGAAATGCTGGCCACCATGGTCGCCCGGCTGCTGGAGGGCGCGCCTGCCACCGCGACCGCCGAAGCCGCCCAGGATCCGGTGATGGCCGCGGTGCTGGGCGGCATGGACCCGCAGCAGGCCATCGTCGCCGGCGGCGGGGCGGTTCCGGCGGATTCCAATGGCACCCCGTGGAACGGCAAGTACATCGTGGCCTCCGGCAACCTGCTGGCGGATTTCCGGGCCAACGCGGCGGCGGAGGCGCAGGGCCGGTTGCAGACCGCCCGGTTGTACAACATGACCGACGACCCGGGCGTGAAGGAGATGCTCAAGTTCAACCTGGCCCGCGACACCGTGCACCAGAAGCAGTGGCTGCGCGCCATCGAGGAACTCCAGGCCGACGGCCTCGAATCGGACATCGCCCCCGGCGCCCTGCTCGACGAGGAAGACCAGACCCACAACAACACCATCTGGCACCTCTCCGACGGCCCCGACGGCAACAAGGGCACCTGGTCCACCGGCGAGGACCGGATCGAATACCTGATGGACCCCAAACCCCTCGGCGGCCCCGGCAGTGCACCCAAGCCCGACCCCGAGCTCTACGCCACCTACTCGCCCACGCAGGACGCGATGGGCACGGTCAAGGGCAAGGCCCAGTCCGCGGTCAACAAGGTGACGTGA
- a CDS encoding MarR family winged helix-turn-helix transcriptional regulator — protein sequence MHDERLANLLGALALTVNDLALTDATTAAGTSVSGSAALVVLSTAPGLSVTELGRRVGLSQPAAARMVDVLERRGLVERRPTLARAVAVHLTPAGAEAAARILGRRGGRLGSLAAALDEREREVFAELVGKLLTAAYEQLPEADRLCRLCDRSACVAEGEVCPVGAACRAREAADEG from the coding sequence ATGCATGACGAACGGCTGGCCAACCTGCTCGGCGCTCTCGCGCTGACGGTCAACGACCTCGCACTGACCGACGCGACGACCGCCGCGGGCACGAGCGTGAGCGGGTCGGCCGCGCTGGTGGTGCTGTCCACAGCGCCCGGGCTGTCGGTGACCGAGCTGGGGCGGCGGGTCGGCCTGAGCCAGCCGGCGGCCGCGCGGATGGTGGACGTGCTGGAGCGGCGGGGCCTGGTCGAGCGGCGGCCCACCCTCGCGCGGGCGGTCGCCGTGCACCTGACCCCGGCCGGCGCCGAGGCCGCGGCGCGGATCCTGGGCCGCCGCGGCGGGCGGCTCGGTTCGCTGGCGGCCGCGCTCGACGAGCGGGAGCGGGAGGTGTTCGCGGAGCTGGTGGGGAAGCTGCTGACGGCGGCCTACGAGCAGCTCCCGGAGGCCGACCGCCTGTGCCGGCTGTGCGACCGCTCGGCGTGCGTGGCGGAGGGGGAGGTGTGTCCGGTGGGGGCGGCCTGCCGGGCGAGGGAGGCCGCCGATGAGGGGTGA
- a CDS encoding EamA family transporter, which yields MTGELLALASAGCFGVTHFVNGVIARRAPGLTVSLYAQLGGTLVTLLVALVWSAPTSHGIWWGALSGVGTGIGVGFLYRAMSRDALSVVVPVSDIGAVALPVVAGLAFLGERPSPAAIAGIVLALPAIWLVSGGGRPAGPGIRDALVAGAGFAMQFLAMKPVPLDAGLWPIVVSRAASVAVILPLVLATGTPLALRPRLAWPAAAAGALGSVAIVLYWVATHQQLLAVATVLAALYPAIPVVLALLFLGERLSRKQTLGVCGAAAALALLALA from the coding sequence ATGACCGGGGAGCTGCTCGCCCTCGCCTCGGCTGGGTGCTTCGGCGTCACCCACTTCGTCAACGGCGTCATCGCGCGCCGGGCGCCTGGGCTCACCGTTTCCCTCTACGCGCAGCTCGGCGGCACCCTCGTCACCCTGCTCGTCGCCCTGGTCTGGTCGGCTCCCACGAGCCACGGCATCTGGTGGGGCGCGCTCTCCGGTGTCGGCACGGGGATCGGCGTCGGGTTCCTCTACCGGGCCATGAGCCGGGACGCGCTGAGCGTCGTGGTGCCCGTCAGCGACATCGGGGCCGTCGCGCTGCCCGTCGTCGCCGGGCTGGCCTTCCTCGGGGAGCGGCCCTCGCCCGCGGCGATCGCCGGGATCGTGCTCGCCCTGCCCGCCATCTGGCTCGTCTCTGGCGGCGGGCGGCCTGCCGGGCCGGGCATCCGGGACGCGCTCGTCGCGGGTGCCGGCTTCGCGATGCAATTCCTCGCCATGAAACCCGTGCCGCTGGACGCCGGACTCTGGCCGATCGTCGTCAGCCGCGCCGCGTCCGTGGCCGTCATCCTGCCCCTCGTGCTCGCCACGGGCACCCCGCTCGCGCTGCGGCCTCGCCTCGCCTGGCCGGCCGCGGCCGCGGGCGCGCTCGGCAGCGTCGCGATCGTGCTCTACTGGGTCGCCACCCACCAGCAACTGCTCGCGGTCGCGACCGTCCTGGCCGCCCTCTACCCGGCGATCCCCGTGGTGCTCGCACTGCTCTTCCTGGGTGAACGCCTCAGCCGCAAGCAGACCCTGGGTGTCTGCGGAGCCGCCGCGGCACTCGCCCTATTGGCCCTGGCGTAG
- a CDS encoding NAD-dependent epimerase/dehydratase family protein yields MPGHAVVTGGAGFVGSHLCERLLARGLRVTCVDNLSTGRADNIAHLHGDFHFVEADVARGLDITGHVDLVLHLASPASPRDYERLPVETLQVGAVGTGHALDLAQANGARFVLASTSEVYGDPREHPQRETYWGNVNPVGPRSVYDEAKRYAEALTAACRRARGVNTGIARIFNTYGPRMRADDGRAIPTFVKQVLTGEPVTVAGEGAQTRSLCYVDDTVDGLLALADSDFPGPVNLGNPHELRIRDLVGEIQRLAGTSVLVRGIPAPVDDPQRRCPDIAVAQRELGWQPRVELHEGLRRTLKWFATHLSLV; encoded by the coding sequence GTGCCAGGGCATGCGGTCGTCACGGGTGGAGCGGGCTTCGTCGGCTCCCACCTCTGCGAGCGCCTGCTCGCCCGCGGCCTGCGCGTCACCTGCGTGGACAACTTGTCCACCGGCCGCGCGGACAACATCGCGCACCTGCACGGCGACTTCCACTTCGTCGAGGCCGACGTCGCGCGTGGACTGGACATCACCGGCCACGTCGACCTGGTGCTGCACCTGGCCAGCCCCGCCTCGCCACGCGACTACGAGCGCCTGCCGGTGGAGACGCTGCAGGTCGGTGCGGTCGGCACCGGCCACGCGCTGGACCTCGCGCAGGCCAACGGCGCCCGGTTCGTGCTGGCGTCGACCAGTGAGGTCTACGGCGACCCGCGGGAACACCCGCAGCGCGAGACCTACTGGGGCAACGTCAACCCGGTCGGCCCGCGCAGCGTCTACGACGAGGCCAAACGCTACGCCGAAGCCCTCACCGCCGCCTGCCGCCGAGCCCGCGGCGTGAACACCGGCATCGCCCGCATCTTCAACACCTACGGCCCCCGCATGCGCGCCGACGACGGCCGCGCGATCCCGACGTTCGTCAAGCAGGTCCTCACCGGCGAGCCGGTCACCGTCGCGGGTGAGGGCGCCCAGACCCGCTCCCTGTGCTATGTGGACGACACCGTCGACGGCCTGCTGGCGCTGGCGGACAGCGATTTCCCGGGGCCGGTCAACCTCGGCAACCCGCACGAACTCCGCATCCGGGACCTGGTCGGGGAAATCCAGCGGCTGGCGGGCACCAGCGTGCTGGTGCGCGGCATCCCCGCCCCGGTGGACGATCCGCAACGACGCTGCCCCGATATCGCGGTGGCGCAACGGGAACTGGGCTGGCAGCCGCGGGTGGAGCTGCACGAGGGTCTGCGCCGGACCCTGAAGTGGTTCGCGACCCACCTCAGTCTCGTTTAG
- a CDS encoding carbamoyltransferase gives MRILGINAVFHDPAAALVVDGRVVAAAEEERFSRRKHGKRPVPFATWELPEQAARWCLAEAGLEPADLDAVGYSYDPDLVDHGLDGVDPGWEELRTTYARRAPNFLKTALPGLDPAKVRFVRHHVAHAASSGLAAPFGDAAVLVADGRGEATSYLAGEYRDGKLVELAAQRLPHSLGLRYEDLTEHLGFARSSDEYKVMALASYGKPRFRDELCEAIAASPDGGFRAAPVDLTRFAPRREPGADFRPEHADLAASVQQRLEEVLLDLLRWLHTQTGQSRLTMAGGIALNCVANTRLLAEGPFDEIWVQPAAGDAGTALGAALHLATELGEPAAPPGADLGRGFTDAEIQQALDTARLRYDRPDDLAATVAQALADDELVAWFEGRAEFGPRALGHRSLLAHPGHRRNLERLNDVKGREQFRPVAPMVLADRARELFERGPVPSPHMLFVHDVRPEWRDRIPAVTHVDGTARIQTVDPADESLVARMLEEFAARTGIPVVVNTSLNTAGRPMVDSPRDALECFGSSPIDLLAIGPFVVRRPA, from the coding sequence TTGCGGATCCTCGGGATCAACGCGGTGTTCCACGATCCGGCCGCCGCCCTCGTGGTGGACGGCCGGGTGGTCGCCGCCGCCGAGGAGGAGCGGTTCAGCCGCCGCAAGCACGGCAAGCGCCCGGTCCCGTTCGCGACCTGGGAACTCCCCGAGCAGGCCGCCCGCTGGTGCCTGGCCGAGGCGGGCCTGGAGCCCGCGGACCTGGACGCCGTGGGCTACTCCTACGACCCGGACCTGGTCGACCACGGCCTCGACGGCGTCGACCCGGGCTGGGAGGAGCTGCGCACCACCTACGCCCGCCGCGCCCCGAACTTCCTGAAGACCGCGCTGCCCGGCCTCGACCCGGCGAAGGTGCGGTTCGTCCGCCACCACGTCGCGCACGCCGCGTCCAGCGGTCTGGCCGCGCCGTTCGGCGACGCCGCCGTCCTGGTCGCGGACGGCCGCGGCGAGGCGACGTCCTACCTGGCAGGCGAGTACCGCGACGGCAAGCTGGTCGAGCTGGCCGCGCAACGGCTGCCGCACTCGCTCGGCCTGCGTTACGAGGACCTCACCGAGCACCTCGGGTTCGCCCGGTCCAGCGACGAGTACAAGGTGATGGCCCTTGCCTCGTACGGGAAACCGCGGTTCCGCGACGAGCTGTGCGAAGCGATCGCCGCGTCGCCGGACGGCGGTTTCCGCGCCGCGCCGGTGGATCTGACCCGCTTCGCACCGCGGCGCGAACCCGGCGCGGACTTCCGGCCCGAGCACGCCGACCTCGCGGCCAGCGTGCAGCAGCGCCTCGAAGAGGTCCTGCTCGACCTGCTGCGCTGGCTGCACACCCAGACCGGGCAGTCCAGGCTCACGATGGCCGGCGGCATCGCGCTGAACTGCGTGGCCAACACCCGGCTGCTCGCCGAGGGTCCGTTCGACGAGATCTGGGTGCAGCCCGCTGCGGGCGACGCGGGCACGGCTCTCGGCGCCGCCCTGCACCTCGCCACGGAACTGGGCGAACCGGCCGCGCCGCCGGGCGCCGACCTCGGGCGGGGCTTCACCGACGCCGAGATCCAGCAGGCGCTCGACACCGCCCGGCTGCGCTACGACCGTCCGGACGACCTCGCCGCCACCGTCGCGCAGGCGCTCGCCGACGACGAGCTCGTGGCCTGGTTCGAAGGCCGCGCCGAGTTCGGCCCACGCGCGCTCGGCCACCGCTCGCTGCTCGCGCACCCCGGCCACCGGCGCAACCTGGAACGCCTCAACGACGTCAAGGGCCGCGAACAGTTCCGCCCGGTCGCCCCGATGGTCCTCGCCGACCGCGCGCGGGAGCTGTTCGAGCGCGGCCCGGTGCCCAGTCCCCACATGCTGTTCGTGCACGACGTCCGTCCGGAGTGGAGGGACCGCATCCCGGCGGTGACCCATGTGGACGGTACCGCGCGGATCCAGACCGTGGACCCGGCCGACGAGTCGCTGGTCGCGCGCATGCTGGAAGAATTCGCCGCCCGCACCGGGATTCCCGTCGTCGTCAACACGAGCCTGAACACCGCGGGCCGCCCGATGGTCGACTCGCCGCGCGACGCGCTGGAGTGCTTCGGCTCCAGCCCCATCGACCTGCTCGCCATCGGCCCGTTCGTGGTGCGGAGGCCGGCATGA
- a CDS encoding HAD-IIIA family hydrolase produces MTAYTVVVPTTGRDSLRALLSALGHGIGPGPAEVIVVDDRPEPGDLPLPDTNLKVRVLRSGGRGPAAARNVGWRAADTEWIAFLDDDVRPTADWPSRLVTDLESLAADVAASQGRIVVPGPTSGRRPTDLERDTAGLATAEWITADMAYRRAVLAASGGFDERFPRAFREDADLALRVRQAGWRLEHGTRRTLHPARHGGFFASVRAQRGNADNALMRRKFGPQWRELSAAGPGRLGRHALTTLSGGAALAFAAARRDTPAAVAGIAWLGLTAEFALRRILPGPKTADELAKMAVTSVLIPPVALGHRLAGEVRVRRPRPVAKAILFDRDDTLIHDEPYNNDPDKVRPVPGAEDVLRRLRAAGVPVGVVSNQSGVARGLITPDELAAVNARVEELLGPFGTWQVCVHADGDGCCCRKPKPGLVTRAALALGVRPEDCVVIGDIGADIEAARAAGARGVLVPTPRTRAAEIEAARRDAHVAGDLADAVGLAMGDRKW; encoded by the coding sequence ATGACGGCCTACACCGTGGTTGTCCCGACGACCGGCCGGGACAGCCTCCGGGCTCTGCTGTCCGCGCTCGGCCACGGTATCGGGCCGGGCCCGGCGGAGGTCATCGTCGTCGACGACCGGCCCGAACCCGGCGATCTACCGCTGCCCGACACGAACCTCAAGGTGCGCGTGCTGCGCTCCGGCGGCCGCGGCCCGGCCGCGGCGCGCAACGTGGGCTGGCGCGCCGCGGACACCGAGTGGATCGCGTTCCTCGACGACGACGTCCGCCCCACCGCCGACTGGCCGTCGCGGCTGGTGACCGACCTGGAGTCGCTGGCCGCCGACGTGGCGGCCTCGCAGGGCCGGATCGTGGTGCCCGGCCCCACCAGCGGCCGCCGCCCCACCGACCTGGAACGGGACACCGCGGGCCTGGCCACCGCGGAGTGGATCACCGCGGACATGGCCTACCGGCGCGCGGTTCTCGCCGCCTCGGGCGGTTTCGACGAGCGGTTCCCGCGGGCCTTCCGCGAGGACGCCGACCTCGCGCTGCGTGTCCGGCAGGCCGGGTGGCGGCTGGAGCACGGCACCCGCCGGACGCTGCACCCCGCGCGGCACGGCGGTTTCTTCGCCAGTGTGCGGGCGCAGCGGGGCAACGCCGACAACGCGCTGATGCGCCGCAAGTTCGGTCCACAGTGGAGGGAACTGTCCGCGGCGGGGCCCGGCCGCCTCGGCCGCCACGCACTCACCACCCTCAGCGGCGGGGCCGCGCTCGCGTTCGCCGCCGCCCGCCGCGACACTCCGGCCGCCGTCGCCGGTATCGCCTGGCTGGGACTCACCGCGGAGTTCGCGCTGCGCCGCATCCTGCCCGGGCCGAAGACGGCGGACGAGCTGGCGAAGATGGCGGTCACGAGCGTGCTGATCCCGCCCGTCGCGCTGGGCCACCGGCTCGCCGGCGAGGTGCGCGTCCGCCGTCCGCGCCCGGTCGCCAAGGCGATCCTGTTCGACCGCGACGACACCCTCATCCACGACGAGCCCTACAACAACGACCCGGACAAGGTCCGCCCTGTGCCCGGCGCCGAGGACGTGCTGCGCCGCCTGCGAGCCGCCGGTGTCCCGGTGGGCGTGGTGAGCAACCAGTCCGGCGTGGCCCGCGGGCTGATCACCCCGGACGAGCTGGCCGCGGTGAACGCCCGAGTCGAGGAGCTGCTCGGGCCGTTCGGCACCTGGCAGGTGTGCGTGCACGCCGACGGCGACGGCTGCTGCTGCCGCAAGCCCAAGCCCGGCCTGGTGACGCGCGCCGCGCTGGCACTGGGGGTGCGGCCCGAGGACTGCGTGGTCATCGGGGACATCGGCGCCGACATCGAGGCCGCTCGCGCCGCGGGCGCGCGCGGTGTCCTCGTGCCGACCCCGCGCACACGGGCCGCGGAGATCGAAGCCGCGCGGCGGGACGCGCACGTGGCGGGTGACCTGGCCGACGCGGTCGGGCTGGCGATGGGGGACCGGAAGTGGTGA
- a CDS encoding glycosyltransferase family 9 protein — protein sequence MRSRVLVARLDNAGDVLLSGPLVRAVVAEAETVTFLAGPHGRAAAELLPGVDEVVEWCAPWIDPQPPAATPAHLAALRAHIRAAQPDAALIVTSFHQSPLPLALVLRECGVPWIGAICEDYPGSLLDLRHRVEGDPPEAERALSLARAAGFELPPGDDGRLAVREPLPDVSGLVGEPGYVVVHPAASVPARQYPAEHNAEVVRLLAESGYRVVVTGGPSERDLTARVAGDHGLDLAGQTDLHGLAAVLAGARVTVAPNTGPAHLAAAVGTPVVSLFAPVVPAARWAPYGVPLVLLGDQDAPCRDTRARTCPVPGHPCLDRVPPEDVLRAVEKLGGAA from the coding sequence GTGAGGTCACGGGTTCTCGTGGCGCGGCTGGACAACGCGGGCGACGTCCTGCTGTCCGGGCCGCTGGTGCGCGCGGTCGTGGCGGAGGCGGAGACGGTCACGTTCCTGGCCGGGCCGCACGGGCGCGCGGCCGCCGAACTGCTGCCCGGTGTCGACGAGGTGGTTGAGTGGTGCGCGCCGTGGATCGACCCGCAACCGCCCGCGGCGACCCCCGCCCACCTGGCCGCGTTGCGCGCCCACATCCGTGCCGCGCAACCGGACGCGGCGCTGATCGTCACGTCGTTCCACCAGTCGCCGCTGCCGCTCGCGCTGGTCCTGCGCGAGTGCGGGGTGCCGTGGATCGGTGCGATCTGCGAGGACTACCCGGGGTCGCTGCTGGACCTGCGGCACCGCGTCGAGGGCGACCCGCCGGAGGCCGAACGCGCCCTGTCGCTGGCGCGGGCCGCCGGGTTCGAGCTGCCGCCCGGCGACGACGGGCGGCTGGCCGTGCGCGAGCCCCTGCCGGACGTGTCCGGCCTGGTCGGCGAACCCGGTTACGTCGTGGTGCACCCGGCGGCGTCGGTGCCCGCCCGGCAGTACCCCGCCGAGCACAACGCGGAGGTCGTCCGGCTGCTCGCCGAATCCGGGTACCGGGTCGTCGTCACCGGCGGCCCGTCCGAACGCGACCTGACCGCCCGGGTCGCCGGTGACCACGGCCTGGACCTGGCGGGGCAGACCGACCTGCACGGCCTCGCCGCCGTGCTCGCCGGGGCGCGCGTGACCGTCGCCCCGAACACCGGGCCCGCGCACCTCGCCGCGGCCGTCGGCACCCCCGTGGTGTCGCTGTTCGCGCCGGTGGTGCCTGCCGCGCGGTGGGCACCCTACGGGGTGCCGCTCGTCCTGCTCGGCGATCAGGACGCCCCCTGCCGTGACACCCGGGCCCGGACCTGTCCGGTGCCCGGCCACCCGTGCCTGGATCGGGTTCCGCCCGAGGACGTCCTGCGGGCCGTGGAGAAACTAGGAGGTGCAGCGTGA